The DNA sequence ATGGCACACACCGAACCACTCGAACTCGACCAGAAGGCGCTCGACCGGGCGCGTCAGAACCTCGGCGACGGGGCGGTGACGCCCAGCTCGGGTCCGTACACGGAAGCGATCGTCCGACTGCTCAACGACGCCCTGGCGACCGAGCTGGTGTGCGTGCTGCGCTACAAGCGACACCACTTCACGGCCAAGGGTCTGGCCTCGCCGGCCGTCGCCGACGAATTCATGGTGCACGCCAATGCGGAGGCCGGGCACGGTGACCGCCTGGCCGAGCGCATCGTCCAGCTCGGTGGCGAACCGGACTTTCATCCGGACAAGCTGCTCGCCCGCAGCCACGCGGACTACGACGAATCGCTGGACCTCAAGGCCATGATCAAGGCCAACCTGATCGCCGAGCGCGTCGCGGTGGAGAGCTACCGCCAGATGGTCCACCTCATCGGCGACAAGGACCCCACCACCCGCCGTCTGCTCGAAGAGATCCTCAGCGACGAGGAAGAGCACGCCGACGAGCTGAGCGACCTCCTCGAATCCTGAGCCGTTAACCGCAAACCCCCAACCGGAGATCCACATGATTGTTCGCCACACCCTGGCCGCCGCTGTCATGGCGGTCGCTACCCTCGCCGTCGTCCTGCCGGGATGCGCTGTCAGCCGCGGTCAGTCGACGGTCGGTGAATACATCGACGACGCGACCCTCACCACCAAGGTCAAGGCGAAATTTGCCGAGGACAAGAGCGTCGATGCCACGGCCATCAATGTCGAGACGCTCAACGGGGAGGTGATGCTGTCGGGCTTCGCCAAGTCGTCCGACGAGAAGATGGTGGCCGAGAAACTGGCCCGCAGCACCCGCGGCGTGAAGTCCGTGAAGAACTCCATCGACGTGCGCACGTGAGCGCCGTCCAGTCGATCAAACTCTGAAAGGAAGCACCATGAACTGGGAACGCATCGAAGGCAACTGGAAACAGCTCAAGGGCAAGGTGATCGAGCAGTGGGGACAGCTCACCGACGATGACCTCGACGTGATCGCCGGCAAGCGCGAGCAACTCGCCGGCAAGCTCCAGGAGCGCTACGGCCTCGCCAAGGATGAAGCGGAGCGCCAGGTCAAATCCTGGGAAGACGGCTACAAGGACACCGATGTCCGCTGACCGCTGACCCGTGTCCCCTGAAGACCTTACTGGATCAGCCCGCTTTTCATCGCGTAGTAGGTCAGGTCGCTGTTCGAGGCCAGCTTCATCTTCTCCATGATGCGGCTGCGGTAGGTGCTCACGGTCTTGACGCTCAGCGACATGCCATCGGCGATGTGCCCGACCGTCTCGCCCTTGGCGAGATGCAGGAAGACCTGGAGTTCGCGTTCGGAGAGTTGCTCGTGGAGCAGCTTGTCCGGGTCTTTGCCCAGTCCGTCGGCTAGCAGTTCGGCCACCGCGGGCGTGATGTAGCGCCGGCCCAGCCGGACGGTGCGGATCGCCTTGACGATCTCCTCCGGATCGCATTCCTTGTTGAGGTAGCCGCTGGCGCCCTGGCGCAGCAGGGTGGTGGCGTAATGCGACTCGGGAAAGCCGCTGAGGATGAGCACCGGCATGTCCGGGCGCCGCGCCTTGATGGCGATCAGCGCGTCGACGCCGCTCTGGTCGGGCATCGACAGGTCCATGACCAGCACGTCGACTTCGTCCTTGCGTACCAGATCCAGGGCCTCGCTGCCGTTGGAGGCTTCACCGGTCACACGCAGGTCGACCTGCTCCGAAAAAAACTGCTTCAACCCTGCGCGTACGATGGCGTGGTCGTCGACGATGCCCACTCGGATCATGTGCAGTCCTTCGCTGTTTCGTGATATCCGGCATAGTGTAGGGGATGAAAACTGCCATTTCTGAAATGCTCAAACGTCCGTTTCAGAGATGGCTGTCCATTTCCGTCGCGGTTCTGGTGGCTGTGCTGATGCTCTGCGTCAGCGAGCTGTCCTACCGGGAATCGGCCGGACAACTCGACCAGCTCGTCCTCAAGGGACAGGTACGGGTCCAGGCCCTGCAGATGCTCCAGCGCATCTCGGACGCTGAATCGGGCAAGCGGGGCTACCTGCTCGTCGGGGGGGCCGAGTACATGGCGCCCTATGTACGCGCGCACGATGAGGCGCTGCGGACACTGGCGGAGATGAAACGG is a window from the Sphaerotilus montanus genome containing:
- a CDS encoding ferritin-like domain-containing protein, translating into MAHTEPLELDQKALDRARQNLGDGAVTPSSGPYTEAIVRLLNDALATELVCVLRYKRHHFTAKGLASPAVADEFMVHANAEAGHGDRLAERIVQLGGEPDFHPDKLLARSHADYDESLDLKAMIKANLIAERVAVESYRQMVHLIGDKDPTTRRLLEEILSDEEEHADELSDLLES
- a CDS encoding BON domain-containing protein; translated protein: MIVRHTLAAAVMAVATLAVVLPGCAVSRGQSTVGEYIDDATLTTKVKAKFAEDKSVDATAINVETLNGEVMLSGFAKSSDEKMVAEKLARSTRGVKSVKNSIDVRT
- a CDS encoding CsbD family protein, whose product is MNWERIEGNWKQLKGKVIEQWGQLTDDDLDVIAGKREQLAGKLQERYGLAKDEAERQVKSWEDGYKDTDVR
- a CDS encoding response regulator; amino-acid sequence: MIRVGIVDDHAIVRAGLKQFFSEQVDLRVTGEASNGSEALDLVRKDEVDVLVMDLSMPDQSGVDALIAIKARRPDMPVLILSGFPESHYATTLLRQGASGYLNKECDPEEIVKAIRTVRLGRRYITPAVAELLADGLGKDPDKLLHEQLSERELQVFLHLAKGETVGHIADGMSLSVKTVSTYRSRIMEKMKLASNSDLTYYAMKSGLIQ